One stretch of Nycticebus coucang isolate mNycCou1 chromosome 7, mNycCou1.pri, whole genome shotgun sequence DNA includes these proteins:
- the LOC128590042 gene encoding heterogeneous nuclear ribonucleoprotein A1-like: protein MSKSESPKEPEQLRKLFIGGLSFETTDQSLRSHSEQWGTFTDCVVMRDPNTKHSGGFAFVTYATVEEVDAAVNARPHKVDGRVAEPKRAVSREDSQRPGAHLTVKKIFVGGIKEDTEEHHLRDDFEQYGKIEVIEIMTDRRLQIMTDRGSGKKTGFAFVTFDDHDSVDKIVIQKYHTVNGHNYEVRKALSKQEMASASSSQRDQNGSGNFGEGRGGGFGGNDNFDHGGNFSGRGGFGGSRGGGGYGGSGDGYNGFSNDGSSFGGGGNYNDFGNYNNQSLNFGPMNGGNFGGRSSGPYGVDGQYFAKPQNQGGYGGSSSSSSYGSGRRF from the exons ATGTCTAAGTCAGAGTCTCCTAAAGAGCCTGAACAGCTGCGGAAGCTCTTCATTGGAGGGTTGAGCTTTGAAACGACTGATCAGAGTCTGAGGAGCCATTCTGAGCAATGGGGAACGTTCACAGACTGCGTGGTAATGAGAGATCCAAACACCAAGCACTCCGGGGGCTTCGCGTTTGTCACATACGCCACCGTGGAGGAGGTGGATGCAGCAGTGAATGCAAGGCCACACAAAGTGGATGGAAGAGTCGCGGAACCAAAGAGAGCTGTTtccagagaagattctcaaagaccTGGTGCCCACTTAACTGTGAAAAAGATCTTTGTTGGTGGCATTAAAGAAGATACTGAAGAACATCACTTAAGAGATGATTTTGAACAGTACGGGAAAATTGAAGTGATTGAAATCATGACTGACCGGAGGCTGC aaatcatgactGACCGAGGCAGTGGCAAGAAGACGGGCTTTGCTTTTGTTACGTTTGATGACCATGATTCTGTGGATAAGATTGTCATTCAGAAATACCACACTGTGAATGGCCACAACTATGAAGTAAGGAAAGCCCTGTCAAAGCAAGAGATGGCTAGTGCTTCCTCCAGCCAAAGAGATCAAAATGGTTCTGGAAACTTTGGTGAGGGTCGTGGAGGTGGTTTTGGTGGAAATGACAACTTTGACCATGGAGGAAACTTCAGTGGTCGTGGTGGCTTTGGTGGCAGCCGTGGTGGTGGTGGATatggtggcagtggggatggCTACAATGGATTTAGTAACGATGGAAGCAGTTTTGGAGGTGGTGGAAATTACAATGATTTTGGCAATTACAATAATCAGTCATTAAATTTTGGACCCAtgaatggaggaaattttggaggcagAAGCTCTGGCCCCTATGGTGTTGATGGCCAATACTTTGCCAAACCACAAAACCAAGGTGGCTATGGTGGTTCCAGTAGCAGCAGTAGCTATggcagtggcagaaggttttaG